A genomic window from Acidimicrobiales bacterium includes:
- a CDS encoding HNH endonuclease signature motif containing protein translates to FVDAHHLEEWEHGGRTDIDNLLLLCRFHHNAIHHRGFTVKKGPRQTFGFFNPDGIELIAAPKPATPTGTIPTTGASGQPITPDTPIPNWDGHHPDYATAIEGLMWLEENGHLLAATP, encoded by the coding sequence TTCGTCGACGCCCACCACCTCGAAGAATGGGAACACGGCGGCCGCACCGACATCGACAACCTCCTCCTGCTGTGCCGCTTCCACCACAACGCCATCCACCACCGCGGCTTCACCGTCAAGAAAGGCCCCCGCCAAACGTTCGGGTTCTTCAACCCCGACGGCATCGAACTCATCGCCGCCCCCAAACCCGCCACACCCACCGGCACCATCCCCACCACCGGCGCCTCCGGCCAGCCCATCACCCCCGACACCCCCATCCCCAACTGGGACGGCCACCACCCCGACTACGCCACCGCCATCGAAGGCCTCATGTGGCTCGAAGAAAACGGCCACCTGCTGGCGGCAACTCCCTAG